In the Sphingobacterium sp. PCS056 genome, ACGAAATATTATCCGCTTGGGTAAACATTCCAATATGTCATATTGCTTTTAAAAACATAAGGACACGACCGATAAGCCGTTTTTGAGCATGTCGGATCATATTCAATATAACAATTCTAAATCAAGGAGCACTTCCATTTTTATGAAAATAGGCATAGATCCTAGTTAGGTTTACAGACAGGCATAGAGAGGGGTATTAAAGTATTACTTTTTGACTTTCATATTAAACATTTCTGAGCAAACAATAGTATCTTTATGAAAACAGAAAAGATTATCATTAATGAAAACCAGTACAACCTTAACCCTTGTTAGTATTTGCTTATTCCCGTTACTCCATACATCCGCATTCTCACAATCCGCATCAAAATCCAAAATTGAAGCAGCCTATCGACAATTTGAAAATGATCCCTCATTAAAAAATGCAACAGCTTCTTTGACCGTATTAGATGCAAGTACTGGAGCACCTATTTTTGAACACAATCAAGATGTGGGCTTGGCTACTGCGTCAACGATGAAAGTCATTACTTCAGCTACCGCATTTGACATTTTGGGAAAGGATTATAAATTCAAAACACTTTTAACGTACACAGGAACTATTCAGGCAGATGGTGTACTAGAAGGCGATATTATTATTGAAGGATCTGGAGATCCTACTTTAGGAAGTAGCCGCTATCCCGAGTCAACGGAAGAACAGATCATCAACAAATGGATATACGTCATTCAAAATGCAGGTATTAAAGAAATAAAAGGCCGTATCATAGGTGACGACACACGTTATCAAGGGTACAAAGTGCCTGGAGGTTGGATCTGGTCTGATATTGGAAATTATTATGGTGCCGGTGTCTCTTCACTTAACTGGAGAGAGAATGCAGTAGGTGTGGTCTTCTCTCCCAATGATGCGATCGGCAAGCCCGCTCCTATTAAAAATTTGACCGCAGATCTTTCTTATCTCAAAATTATAAATGAGGTGACAACAGGTAAAAACGGATCTGGTGATCAGGTATATGCCTATTCGGGCCCCTATGCTTCTACCATCTACATCCGCGGAACTTATGGCTTAGACCTTAAAAAGACTATTGAGATTTCCGTTCCCGATCCCGCATATGATGTAGCCTTTCAATTAGAAAAAGCACTGGATCACGTCGGGATCAAAACAGCAACATCAGCAAGTAACGGTCAAGTTCTTGCCGGAACAACGATCGTAAAACATCACTTAGACACGCATGAGTCACCTGATCTTGCTGCCATTGTTTATTGGTTCAATCAAAAGAGCATCAATCTTTATGGCGAAGCACTCTTAAAGGCAATTGCTTATCAAACTGCACAAAAGACAGAAACAAGCGAAGGTGCATCTTTGATACAGAAATATTGGGAAACTAAATTAAAGATTAACAATAGCGAACTTAACAATCAAGATGGATCAGGTCTTTCTCCTCAAAATAGAGTTACGACAGCAGCAATGACCAAAATCATGCAGTACGCTCAATCGCAATCCTGGTTCCCCGAATTCTATAAAAGTTTACCAGAATATAATAATATGAAGATGAAAAGTGGCACCATCGGAGGTGCATTGGGCTATACTGGCATCCAAAATAACAGTTCAGGAGAGAAATATACCTTTACTCTTTTAGTCAACAATTATTCCGGATCAGCCACCGCCATGCGCAAACGAATGTTCACCCTTCTTGATGTATTAAAATAAATTGACCCTTCAGAATAAATTTTTGACTATTTATCATTTCTTTCTCAAAAAAAGAATGATACATTTGTAACCTTAGTTTAACAAACTAGCACTATATAAAAGAATTAAAATGAGTAATGTAAATCGTAAACAAGCGGCATTAGACTACCACTCCATGGGTAGACCTGGTAAAATAGCTGTTGTGCCAACAAAGCCAACAAATTCTCAAAGAGATTTATCGCTAGCTTATTCACCAGGTGTTGCTGAGCCTTGTTTAGCTATCGCTGCAAATAATGAAGACGCTTACAAATATACCGCAAAAGGTAATTTAGTTGCGGTAATTAGTAATGGTACAGCCGTATTAGGTCTTGGTGATATCGGTGCTGTAGCTGGTAAACCAGTTATGGAAGGTAAAGGTTTATTATTTAAAATCTTCGCTGATATTGATGTTTTTGACATTGAACTTGACACTAAAAATGTAGATGAGTTTGTCAACATTGTGAAAGCAATGGAACCTACATTTGGTGGTATTAATTTAGAAGATATTAAAGCTCCAGAGTGTTTTGAAATTGAAAGACGCTTGAAAGCTGAAATGAATATCCCAGTGATGCACGATGATCAACATGGTACAGCTATTATCTCTTGTGCTGCTCTGATCAACGCTTGTGAACTAATCAATAAAAAAATTGAGGATGTAAAAATCGTTGTAAATGGTGCTGGTGCTGCTGCTATTTCCTGTACTGGAATGTACGTATCTGCTGGTGCTAGAAAAGAAAATATTGTCATGTTAGACAGTAAAGGTGTGATCCGTCGTGATCGTGAAACATTGGATGCGATGAAAGCAACTTATGCCACTGATCGTGATATCCATACCCTTGCTGATGCTGTAAATGGTGCTGATGTATTTATCGGACTTTCAGCTGCAGACGTATTGACAGCAGAAATGTTATTGACCATGGCTGATCAGCCGATTGTATTAGCTATGGCTAATCCTAACCCAGAGATCGCTTACGATTTAGCAGTTGCCACGCGTAACGATGTGATTATGGGTACAGGACGTTCAGATTACCCAAACCAGGTAAACAACGTATTAGGCTTCCCTTATATCTTCCGTGGTGCTTTAGACGTACGTGCTACTGCTATCAATGAAGAAATGAAAGTGGCTGCGACAAAAGCGATCGCTGATCTAGCTAAACAACCCGTTCCTGAAGAAGTTAATCTAGCTTATAACACCAACAACCTAAAATTCTCTGCGGATTATATTATTCCAAAACCTAATGATCCACGTTTGATCACTGAGGTTTCTGTGGCTGTAGCGAAAGCGGCAATTGCATCGGGTGTTGCAAAACATATCATCGAAGACTGGGATAAATACAGAGAAACACTTCGCAAGAGATTAGGTCAGGATGATGCGATCATGCGCAATCTGACCATGGCAGCAAAACGGAATCCGAAACGTGTTGTATTTGCTGAAGCAGATAATTACAAAACGCTTCGTGCGGCACAAATCGTAAAAGAAGAAGGTATTGCAGTTCCTATTTTATTGGGTAAAAAAGGAAAAATCAATGCGTTAATTAACGAATTCGGTTTTGAATTGGCTGATGTACAAATCATTGATCCATTGGAAGAAATGGAGTCAGAACGTGTCAATGAATATGTTGAACATTTATTTGTAAAAAGACAACGTCGTGGTCTTTCTAAATTAGATGCTAAAAAACTTCTAATTGATCGCAATTACTTTGGAGCAAGTATGGTTCAATTTGGAGATGCTGATACATTGATCTCTGGATTAACAAAGAACTATGCCAATACCATCAAACCTGCGATCCATGTTATCGGTGCTAAAGAAGGTAGCCGTATCGCTGGTATGTATATGATGTTGACCAAAAAAGGTCCGATCTTCTTAGGTGATACTACGGTCAATAAAGAGCCTTCTGCAAAAGAGTTGGCAGATATTACCGTATTATTGGACAAAGCTGTTAGAAAAATGAATGTAAGCCCTCGTATTGCTTTACTTTCTTATTCTAACTTTGGTTCTAACGAAGGAAATACACCAACTAAAGTACGTGAAGCCATTAAAATCGTTCACAAAGATCATCCAGAAATTGTTGCTGACGGCGATTTACAAGCAAACTTTGCTCTGAATAGTGATTTGTTAGAAGCAAATTTCCCGTTCAGTACATTGAAAGGACAGCCAGCAAATACATTGGTATTCCCGAATTTAGAATCAGGTAATATTGCCTACAAATTGTTACAAGAAGTGGGCAATGCAGAAGCTGTGGGACCAATCTTACTGGGTATGAACAAACCTGTTCACGTATTACAATTAGATAGTTCAGTTCGCGAAATCGTGAATATGGTTACTATTGCTGTAGTCGATGTACAGTCACATGAAAAACAAGGTAATTAATTCTTTTTCCGTATCGCTATGTATGCATATTTTAACGGGAAATTAGCACATAAAGCCCCCACTCACGTCGTTCTCGATGTGGGTGGAATTGGCTATTATATCCACATTTCCTTAAATACATTTTCCTTAATAAAAGACCAGGAGCAGTGTAAGCTATTCATCTCTTTTCAGGTAAGGGAAGATGCACATACGCTCTACGGATTTGCAACTGAAGGAGAAAAGAAGTTATTTGAAAATCTGATTTCGGTATCTGGCATCGGTCCAAATACAGGACGTATGATTCTTTCATCCAATACTCCAGAAGAAATTCAATCTGCCATTGT is a window encoding:
- a CDS encoding NADP-dependent malic enzyme, encoding MSNVNRKQAALDYHSMGRPGKIAVVPTKPTNSQRDLSLAYSPGVAEPCLAIAANNEDAYKYTAKGNLVAVISNGTAVLGLGDIGAVAGKPVMEGKGLLFKIFADIDVFDIELDTKNVDEFVNIVKAMEPTFGGINLEDIKAPECFEIERRLKAEMNIPVMHDDQHGTAIISCAALINACELINKKIEDVKIVVNGAGAAAISCTGMYVSAGARKENIVMLDSKGVIRRDRETLDAMKATYATDRDIHTLADAVNGADVFIGLSAADVLTAEMLLTMADQPIVLAMANPNPEIAYDLAVATRNDVIMGTGRSDYPNQVNNVLGFPYIFRGALDVRATAINEEMKVAATKAIADLAKQPVPEEVNLAYNTNNLKFSADYIIPKPNDPRLITEVSVAVAKAAIASGVAKHIIEDWDKYRETLRKRLGQDDAIMRNLTMAAKRNPKRVVFAEADNYKTLRAAQIVKEEGIAVPILLGKKGKINALINEFGFELADVQIIDPLEEMESERVNEYVEHLFVKRQRRGLSKLDAKKLLIDRNYFGASMVQFGDADTLISGLTKNYANTIKPAIHVIGAKEGSRIAGMYMMLTKKGPIFLGDTTVNKEPSAKELADITVLLDKAVRKMNVSPRIALLSYSNFGSNEGNTPTKVREAIKIVHKDHPEIVADGDLQANFALNSDLLEANFPFSTLKGQPANTLVFPNLESGNIAYKLLQEVGNAEAVGPILLGMNKPVHVLQLDSSVREIVNMVTIAVVDVQSHEKQGN
- the dacB gene encoding D-alanyl-D-alanine carboxypeptidase/D-alanyl-D-alanine-endopeptidase, translated to MKTSTTLTLVSICLFPLLHTSAFSQSASKSKIEAAYRQFENDPSLKNATASLTVLDASTGAPIFEHNQDVGLATASTMKVITSATAFDILGKDYKFKTLLTYTGTIQADGVLEGDIIIEGSGDPTLGSSRYPESTEEQIINKWIYVIQNAGIKEIKGRIIGDDTRYQGYKVPGGWIWSDIGNYYGAGVSSLNWRENAVGVVFSPNDAIGKPAPIKNLTADLSYLKIINEVTTGKNGSGDQVYAYSGPYASTIYIRGTYGLDLKKTIEISVPDPAYDVAFQLEKALDHVGIKTATSASNGQVLAGTTIVKHHLDTHESPDLAAIVYWFNQKSINLYGEALLKAIAYQTAQKTETSEGASLIQKYWETKLKINNSELNNQDGSGLSPQNRVTTAAMTKIMQYAQSQSWFPEFYKSLPEYNNMKMKSGTIGGALGYTGIQNNSSGEKYTFTLLVNNYSGSATAMRKRMFTLLDVLK
- the ruvA gene encoding Holliday junction branch migration protein RuvA: MYAYFNGKLAHKAPTHVVLDVGGIGYYIHISLNTFSLIKDQEQCKLFISFQVREDAHTLYGFATEGEKKLFENLISVSGIGPNTGRMILSSNTPEEIQSAIVNGQVTLIQKIKGIGPKTAQRLILELQDKLKKQGVESLSTIPMAQSLPDEALSALVMLGFTKATSEKVLNAVIQTDPNLTVEGMIKLALKKL